Proteins co-encoded in one Acidisarcina sp. genomic window:
- a CDS encoding efflux RND transporter permease subunit, with translation MKQHRGIAGSIAATFIHSKLTPLFIIASLVVGAFAVLVIPREEEPQIVVPMFDVTTSLPGASPTEVEQRVTVPIERLLREIPGVEYVYSTSSPGASLVIARFLVGTREDDALVKIYSKIFSNMDRFPREASQPMILQPTIKERSIDNVPILSLTLWGKNYSSSQLRAIAAELEHSIQQVNDVSETSILGGQPRAMLVRLSEDRLTSYSISPTAVVNHLQAANARVQAGQYAAGNQEFRVDAGQFFQSKEDLENVVVGVDRGRPVYLRNVAEQIVDGPAEPTNYVIFGNGAGGAQHEAVVGADFPAVTITVAKRKGTNATDIARAVLNRVAEMRKTTLPADLNITTTRNYGDTAKAKSDELLKHLLLATLSVTLLIAIFLGWRESGVVLLAIPVTLALTLAIFYLYGFTLNRVTLFALIFSIGILVDDAIVVVENMVRHFRLPENKGRPIGDVAIESVAEVGNPTILATIGVIAAILPMAFVRGLMGPYMLPIPIGASSAMLFSLIVAFVVSPWAALRLLSHTADYDKDHASQEDRTTKLYRRVMSPLILSRRHRWLFLIGIVVLLLLAFALVPLKLVRVKMLPFDNKSEFQVIVDMPDGTTLEQTARVAQTLGHYIAQQPEVANYQVYAGLSGPYNFNGLVRHSYLRHQPNQADIQVNLLPISERSAQSHQIAKRLRPDLVKLGLPFGARIKVSEVPPGPPVIQTLVAEIYGPDAAGQFDVARQVKQIFQKTTGVVDVDWYVEDPQPTITFKVDEDKAALHGIAVSDVARALTIAESGAEAGRVHDEASREPVPVTVQMERAGRSSLEALEDITLNGADGSMVSLRELTQVEYGVLQPSIYRKNMRRVVYVTGDVSGAEESPVYAIFKMNRALDHLQLPAGYTLARYNAVQPESTDHYAMKWDGEWQITLEVFRDLGLAFAAVLILIYVLVVGWFRSFIVPVVIMAPIPLTLVGILPAHALLGAFFTATSMIGFIAGAGIIVRNSIILVDFIELRRREGMPLADAVIDAGAVRFRPMLLTAAAVVVGASVILSDPIFQGLALSLIAGEVASTLLSRIAVPILYYIVEASHESLSSNSLPQEPKESLR, from the coding sequence GTGAAGCAGCATCGCGGAATCGCTGGCAGCATCGCGGCGACCTTCATACATTCAAAGCTGACGCCACTCTTTATCATTGCGTCGCTGGTCGTGGGAGCATTCGCCGTCCTGGTGATTCCTCGCGAAGAAGAGCCTCAGATCGTCGTGCCGATGTTTGACGTAACCACTTCGTTGCCTGGCGCATCTCCAACGGAAGTAGAGCAGCGCGTCACAGTTCCAATCGAAAGGCTGTTGCGCGAAATTCCGGGTGTCGAATATGTCTATTCAACATCGAGTCCCGGCGCGAGCCTTGTCATCGCCCGCTTCCTGGTTGGCACGCGCGAAGACGATGCCCTGGTAAAGATCTACAGCAAGATCTTTTCAAACATGGATCGCTTCCCGCGCGAGGCCTCCCAGCCAATGATCTTGCAACCGACCATTAAAGAGCGCTCCATTGACAACGTTCCTATCCTGTCGCTGACCTTATGGGGGAAAAACTACAGCTCGTCCCAACTGCGCGCTATCGCCGCAGAGCTTGAGCACAGCATTCAACAGGTCAATGATGTTTCTGAGACAAGTATCCTGGGTGGTCAGCCGCGGGCGATGCTAGTCCGGCTGAGCGAGGACCGGCTAACTTCCTACTCCATTTCACCAACAGCGGTTGTCAATCACCTCCAGGCTGCAAACGCGCGCGTACAAGCTGGCCAATATGCCGCTGGCAATCAAGAGTTCCGGGTAGACGCCGGGCAATTTTTCCAGAGTAAAGAGGACCTCGAGAATGTAGTGGTTGGCGTTGACCGTGGACGCCCGGTATATCTGCGGAACGTCGCCGAGCAGATCGTAGATGGGCCGGCAGAACCAACGAACTATGTCATCTTCGGCAATGGTGCTGGAGGAGCACAACACGAGGCTGTGGTTGGAGCTGATTTCCCCGCGGTCACCATCACGGTGGCCAAGCGCAAGGGGACAAATGCGACTGACATCGCGAGAGCAGTTCTGAATCGCGTAGCCGAGATGCGCAAGACCACACTACCCGCCGACCTCAACATCACTACTACAAGAAACTATGGCGACACGGCCAAAGCGAAATCGGATGAGTTACTCAAGCATCTGTTGCTCGCAACCCTCTCCGTAACCTTGCTGATAGCAATCTTTCTCGGCTGGAGAGAATCGGGCGTTGTGCTGCTGGCCATCCCAGTGACTTTGGCATTGACGCTGGCCATCTTCTATCTCTACGGCTTCACCCTAAACCGTGTCACGCTATTTGCCCTTATCTTCAGCATCGGCATCCTGGTAGATGACGCTATAGTCGTCGTTGAAAATATGGTTCGTCACTTCCGTCTGCCTGAAAACAAGGGGCGGCCGATCGGCGACGTTGCGATTGAGTCGGTGGCCGAGGTTGGCAATCCCACCATTCTGGCCACCATTGGCGTGATTGCGGCGATTCTCCCCATGGCCTTTGTTCGCGGGCTTATGGGCCCATATATGCTGCCAATTCCAATTGGCGCCTCCTCGGCGATGTTGTTCTCTCTCATCGTCGCCTTCGTGGTTTCTCCCTGGGCAGCGCTGCGACTTCTTTCGCACACTGCCGATTATGACAAAGACCACGCATCTCAGGAGGATCGCACTACCAAGCTATATCGGCGTGTTATGTCACCGCTGATTCTTTCACGGCGTCACCGTTGGTTGTTTCTCATAGGAATCGTAGTTCTTCTCCTGCTTGCCTTCGCTCTGGTTCCTCTGAAGCTAGTAAGAGTAAAGATGCTTCCCTTCGATAACAAGAGCGAATTTCAGGTTATCGTGGATATGCCCGACGGAACTACTCTTGAGCAGACCGCCCGTGTGGCTCAGACGCTAGGTCACTACATCGCACAGCAGCCTGAGGTAGCAAACTATCAGGTCTATGCCGGCTTGTCCGGGCCGTATAACTTCAATGGCCTGGTTCGCCATTCCTACCTGCGTCATCAACCGAATCAGGCAGACATACAAGTCAACCTTCTACCTATCTCAGAGAGAAGTGCGCAGAGTCATCAAATCGCCAAGAGACTAAGACCGGATCTGGTAAAACTTGGCCTTCCCTTCGGTGCACGCATCAAGGTAAGCGAAGTCCCCCCCGGTCCACCTGTTATACAGACTCTCGTGGCCGAGATCTATGGCCCGGACGCTGCCGGACAATTTGATGTAGCACGCCAGGTAAAACAAATCTTCCAAAAAACCACGGGCGTCGTCGACGTAGACTGGTACGTCGAGGATCCCCAGCCCACAATTACCTTCAAAGTAGATGAAGATAAGGCCGCGTTACACGGAATTGCGGTCTCCGATGTAGCTCGCGCATTAACCATTGCGGAGTCAGGCGCAGAGGCAGGACGCGTTCACGATGAAGCATCCAGGGAGCCGGTGCCGGTGACAGTTCAGATGGAGCGGGCTGGCCGTTCCTCCCTGGAAGCACTGGAGGACATCACACTCAACGGCGCGGATGGCAGCATGGTCTCTCTGCGTGAGCTGACGCAGGTTGAGTATGGGGTTCTACAGCCAAGTATCTATCGCAAAAATATGCGACGTGTTGTCTATGTGACGGGAGACGTTTCCGGCGCGGAAGAGAGCCCAGTGTATGCGATCTTCAAGATGAATCGAGCCCTTGATCATCTTCAGCTGCCAGCGGGTTATACACTGGCAAGATACAACGCCGTGCAGCCGGAATCGACCGATCATTATGCGATGAAGTGGGACGGTGAGTGGCAAATCACACTTGAAGTGTTTCGCGATCTGGGACTTGCATTTGCTGCTGTACTGATCCTCATCTACGTGCTGGTTGTCGGATGGTTCCGCTCCTTCATCGTGCCAGTAGTAATCATGGCTCCCATCCCTCTCACGCTGGTAGGAATTCTTCCTGCACACGCACTGCTGGGAGCCTTCTTCACAGCCACTTCCATGATTGGATTTATCGCCGGAGCCGGCATCATCGTTCGCAATTCTATTATTCTTGTGGACTTCATAGAGCTTCGGCGCAGAGAGGGGATGCCCCTTGCCGATGCAGTTATTGATGCTGGAGCTGTTCGCTTCCGTCCTATGTTGCTGACTGCTGCTGCGGTAGTTGTCGGCGCTAGCGTGATTCTCTCCGACCCCATCTTTCAAGGACTGGCGCTCTCGCTTATCGCCGGAGAGGTAGCATCTACATTACTCTCTCGCATTGCCGTCCCTATCCTCTATTACATAGTCGAGGCGAGCCATGAATCCTTGTCCTCTAATTCACTTCCTCAGGAACCAAAGGAGTCTCTCAGATGA
- a CDS encoding methyltransferase domain-containing protein produces the protein MHERRFSPSQAHKLDAPERKTWLPVADVLAVLNLDAGWTVADVGAGTGYFALPFAKAVETGRVLAVDVEPEMLARLQSKLPASGITNLDCISGEASATSLPDHSCDLVFLANIWHEVDDPSAVLDEVHRICKSQGRIAILDWRPDVEQPPGPPTEHRISPESVAIVLSGAGFIIHSISEVGTYSYIVVAQQPDGGGS, from the coding sequence ATGCACGAACGAAGATTCTCTCCCTCGCAGGCTCATAAGCTCGATGCTCCCGAACGCAAGACATGGCTACCTGTAGCAGATGTCCTTGCAGTCCTGAATCTCGATGCAGGATGGACTGTGGCCGACGTCGGCGCAGGCACAGGCTATTTCGCTCTCCCGTTCGCCAAGGCAGTGGAGACAGGAAGAGTCCTTGCCGTCGACGTCGAACCAGAGATGCTCGCCAGGCTACAAAGCAAATTACCTGCTTCCGGTATAACGAACCTGGACTGCATCTCAGGCGAGGCGTCTGCCACTAGTCTCCCCGATCACAGCTGCGACCTGGTCTTCCTTGCTAACATCTGGCACGAAGTGGATGATCCATCAGCAGTACTTGATGAGGTACATCGAATATGCAAGAGCCAGGGACGAATCGCAATACTCGATTGGCGCCCTGATGTGGAACAACCACCCGGACCACCGACGGAACACCGCATTTCGCCCGAGAGTGTGGCGATAGTACTCTCCGGCGCCGGATTCATCATTCATTCAATATCTGAGGTTGGTACTTATTCCTACATCGTAGTTGCACAGCAGCCGGATGGAGGAGGGTCCTGA
- a CDS encoding OsmC family protein: MRSTQPTMDTLRDQTYRSMLRLDAGKEGAVPSLCVALAEAWNAVGTIGESRQFGEWLRKITPICLIMISHSRCSGSGATYLKQQQRYNKHISKKGMQTIMEVKVTHLDNVRFSIQAREHTIISDQPTDNGGQDTGMTPPELLLASLGSCAAFYAAQYLKTRNLSESTLTVTVTAEKLKQPARMGTFRIHVDCPVPLSEDQKQALLRSVHQCLVHNTLLSQPDIALALTTPESIVAG, translated from the coding sequence ATGCGGTCTACTCAACCAACCATGGATACTCTCCGCGATCAGACCTATAGATCGATGCTTCGCCTTGATGCAGGCAAAGAAGGAGCAGTTCCATCTCTGTGCGTAGCCCTGGCAGAGGCGTGGAATGCTGTTGGCACAATTGGGGAGTCGAGACAGTTCGGGGAATGGCTGCGGAAGATCACACCAATTTGTCTGATCATGATTTCCCATTCACGCTGTTCTGGGAGCGGTGCGACTTATCTGAAACAGCAACAGCGCTATAACAAGCATATTTCAAAGAAAGGCATGCAAACAATTATGGAAGTTAAGGTAACCCATCTCGATAACGTAAGATTTTCAATTCAGGCACGGGAACACACAATCATCAGCGATCAGCCCACAGACAACGGTGGCCAGGATACAGGGATGACGCCGCCGGAACTTCTGCTTGCTTCGCTCGGCTCCTGTGCAGCGTTTTATGCAGCCCAATATTTGAAGACGAGAAATCTTTCCGAGAGCACCCTCACAGTTACAGTTACTGCCGAGAAGCTAAAACAGCCAGCACGCATGGGAACATTCCGTATACACGTCGACTGCCCCGTACCATTGTCTGAAGATCAGAAACAGGCTTTGCTGCGTTCTGTACATCAATGCCTGGTTCATAATACGTTGCTATCGCAACCTGACATAGCTCTAGCCTTGACCACTCCAGAGAGCATAGTCGCCGGATAA
- a CDS encoding class I SAM-dependent methyltransferase, with protein sequence MLNSEQRKYHWDNIYRTRAEHEVSWFEEVPAVSFELIRKSSKNLSGAIVDIGGGSSHLVDLLLRAGFSNINVLDVSASALQIAQARLGPQAAKVNWIESDVLQWNRARDIDIWHDRAAYHFLTEREHRTQYANVAARSIAPSGILIVQAFALEGPRSCSGLPVHRESAESIQANFADDFDLLDFFLHEHTTPSGTKQLFQVCRLRRR encoded by the coding sequence ATGCTGAATAGTGAGCAGCGAAAATACCACTGGGACAACATCTATAGAACCCGCGCCGAGCATGAGGTAAGTTGGTTTGAGGAGGTTCCGGCAGTATCTTTCGAGTTGATTCGAAAAAGCTCGAAAAACCTGAGTGGCGCCATTGTTGATATCGGAGGAGGAAGCTCCCACCTGGTGGATCTCTTGCTTCGCGCAGGCTTCTCAAACATCAACGTGCTCGATGTGTCGGCTAGCGCGTTGCAGATAGCACAGGCGAGACTCGGCCCGCAGGCGGCTAAGGTCAACTGGATTGAGAGCGATGTGCTCCAGTGGAACAGAGCACGAGACATTGACATCTGGCATGATCGAGCTGCCTATCATTTTTTGACCGAGAGGGAGCACAGGACACAGTATGCAAACGTTGCGGCTCGCAGTATTGCTCCCTCCGGAATACTAATTGTGCAGGCATTTGCTCTCGAAGGACCGCGCTCCTGCAGCGGCTTGCCCGTTCACCGCGAAAGCGCGGAGTCTATCCAGGCCAACTTCGCAGACGACTTTGACTTACTCGACTTTTTTCTACATGAGCACACCACCCCAAGTGGCACAAAGCAACTCTTTCAAGTATGCAGGTTGCGACGAAGATGA
- a CDS encoding TolC family protein → MLKLTMRYLVVFALTIGCTVILRAQAQSTSSLPNAPGAKGSLILLAKQQGILPSAPAQMPTSTSGATRLTLPQAEQIALANNPRIRVSQLLAKVQHQIVREVRADELPNLTGNMTAVEAKQGSRLSAGFLTSSTLVEHAGMGAQVSEMVTDFGHTRNMVAAAALREKAQQADAEASREDIVLAADEVFFQALEAQATLKVAQETVAARQALVDQVSALTSAKLKSDLDLSFAQVNLSQSKLLVLDAENNVNAAKAALSAVLGYDREMDFQPVESADLPALPADAEPLIVSAIQNRPDLQSLRFDEQAARKFSRAQHEQFFPTIRVLGVAGRTPVGSSQYFNSDWYGAAGVNMSIPIFNGFRYFAQASEATLQAQAAAERTRDLLNQVVRDVRTSWLNANTALQRVTVTNELLKQANTALELSQTRYQLGLSSIVELSQAQLQQTQAAISNANARSQYGAAMSVLRFQTGAQP, encoded by the coding sequence ATGCTGAAACTAACGATGCGTTACCTGGTGGTTTTCGCTCTTACGATTGGATGCACCGTTATCCTAAGGGCACAAGCCCAGTCCACATCATCGCTGCCGAATGCACCTGGTGCAAAAGGCTCTCTTATCTTGCTGGCGAAGCAGCAGGGAATATTGCCATCGGCCCCTGCGCAGATGCCCACGAGTACCAGTGGAGCGACTCGGCTCACGCTTCCGCAAGCAGAACAAATTGCTCTTGCGAATAACCCACGCATCCGCGTGAGCCAACTACTCGCCAAGGTGCAGCACCAGATTGTAAGGGAAGTTCGTGCAGACGAACTTCCCAACCTTACTGGAAATATGACTGCGGTTGAAGCAAAGCAGGGAAGCCGCTTATCCGCAGGTTTTTTAACCTCATCAACGCTCGTAGAGCACGCGGGGATGGGTGCCCAGGTAAGCGAGATGGTTACGGACTTTGGGCATACACGGAACATGGTTGCAGCAGCGGCCTTGCGCGAAAAGGCTCAGCAGGCAGATGCCGAAGCAAGCCGTGAGGACATAGTCCTCGCAGCGGATGAAGTGTTTTTTCAGGCGCTGGAAGCACAGGCCACTTTAAAGGTAGCTCAGGAGACGGTGGCTGCACGACAGGCGCTGGTGGACCAGGTGAGTGCGCTGACCTCGGCAAAACTCAAATCCGATCTTGATCTGAGCTTTGCGCAAGTCAACTTGTCTCAATCGAAGCTGCTGGTACTGGATGCCGAGAATAACGTGAATGCCGCTAAGGCAGCGTTGAGCGCTGTTCTTGGATATGACCGGGAAATGGATTTTCAACCTGTCGAAAGCGCGGATCTACCTGCGTTGCCTGCGGATGCTGAACCTTTGATCGTCTCTGCAATCCAAAACCGCCCGGATCTTCAATCGTTGCGCTTTGACGAGCAGGCAGCACGGAAGTTCAGCCGTGCGCAGCATGAACAGTTTTTCCCAACCATCAGGGTACTGGGGGTTGCCGGCCGGACTCCCGTAGGTTCAAGTCAATATTTCAACAGCGACTGGTACGGAGCGGCGGGAGTCAACATGAGTATCCCGATCTTCAACGGCTTTCGCTATTTCGCACAGGCGTCTGAGGCAACGCTACAGGCGCAGGCAGCGGCTGAGCGCACACGCGATCTCCTGAATCAGGTGGTGCGTGACGTCAGGACATCGTGGCTCAACGCTAACACGGCCTTGCAACGTGTCACTGTTACGAATGAACTTCTCAAACAAGCCAACACCGCGCTGGAACTGTCCCAGACACGATATCAATTGGGCTTGAGTTCTATCGTGGAGCTGAGCCAGGCGCAACTCCAACAAACGCAAGCCGCGATCAGCAATGCAAACGCACGATCCCAATATGGCGCTGCCATGTCGGTCTTGCGCTTTCAGACGGGGGCGCAACCATGA
- a CDS encoding efflux RND transporter permease subunit: MSSFAIKHPFFILMMCLVVIVVGVTTVARMPVDLFPEVDIPVVVVATFYAGMPPQQIESNITNSYERFFTLGSGIDHIESRSLPGVSLIKIYFQSGTDASAAVSNVSNLAMANLRRLPPGTLPPVVLKFDASNLPVCLITLKGQGLNETQLKDLAQFSVRNQVANVPGASVPQPYGGRYRQIMVYVDPVKLEAHQMSVMDVVHSLNESNLILPAGDVAIGSKDYNIYANSQVPAVDEINDLPLKTVGNGSVMVADIGQAKDAGQLQTNIVRVDGQRSVYIPVLKQGGNSNTITIVDGVKDAVAHLLDIPKVLKTDVVFDQSTFVKIAVKNVINEGTIGLVLTALMILLFLGNVRATIAVLLSIPISCLATFLALSIGGSSINTMVLGGLALALSRLIDNSVVVLENIFRHMEMGEEASIAAELGGKEVQLAVLAGTICTCIVFFPVVLLYGVSKYLFTALALAVVIALFASYAVAMTVVPVFCALFVRLAPGHEHHNAAEAEEDLAECIDSSKKHHLFGVVVSRFNAAFRVLQDHYERTITRLLETPAKVVGICAAVFLLSLIIYPFMGKAFFPRTDPGQFVVNVKVPAGTRIALTNEYVARMEQDIRSVVAARDLNIIVSNIGITPDLSAIYTSNSGMHTAFIQVSLKEDHKTGSYAYMERVRRKLTDDFPDVQTYFQAGGLVDSVVNQGKPAPIDIQIGGNHLQQSYQLAEVVAQKLRGLPSVSDVLIPQDVNYPGLELKINREHAALLGISPKDIVDNVITALTSDGMIAPSFWVDPKSGNSYMLTVQYPETQIQTLTDFKQIPLRAPGGANTTPLESVADIRQMNTPTEVDHYQLRRTFDVYVMPKKEDLSRAGADVNRVLRDTEMPEGVTVKVRGAVRDMQASFSSFAIGLILAVVLVYLVLMAQFASFSDPFVILLAVPPGLSGVLVFLMLTGTTMNVMSLMGCVMMTGIAVSNSILIVEFTGTLRKGGMALKEALVESCKVRLRPILMTSLATILGMIPMALALEPGSEQYAPLARAILGGLTASVAVTVFLVPAAYLLIHRNEENNVAAAEEA; this comes from the coding sequence ATGTCTTCCTTTGCAATCAAGCACCCTTTTTTCATCTTGATGATGTGCCTTGTTGTGATTGTGGTAGGAGTCACGACCGTGGCGCGGATGCCTGTTGACTTGTTCCCTGAAGTTGACATACCCGTCGTAGTGGTCGCGACGTTCTATGCTGGCATGCCGCCGCAGCAGATCGAGTCGAACATTACGAATAGCTATGAGCGTTTCTTTACGCTCGGTAGTGGGATCGACCACATCGAGTCACGCTCGCTACCTGGGGTCAGTCTTATCAAGATTTACTTTCAATCCGGCACGGATGCGAGTGCGGCTGTTAGTAACGTCTCGAATCTTGCAATGGCGAACCTTCGTCGTCTGCCTCCCGGAACGCTGCCTCCCGTGGTGCTGAAGTTCGATGCCTCGAATTTGCCCGTCTGCCTGATCACGCTTAAGGGACAAGGTTTGAATGAAACGCAACTCAAGGACCTGGCTCAGTTCAGTGTTCGAAACCAGGTTGCAAATGTTCCTGGTGCCTCTGTACCTCAGCCATATGGCGGACGTTATCGACAGATTATGGTCTACGTAGATCCGGTGAAGCTCGAAGCCCACCAGATGAGCGTGATGGACGTGGTTCATTCTCTGAATGAATCGAACCTGATCCTGCCTGCGGGCGACGTGGCGATCGGCTCAAAGGACTACAACATCTACGCGAATAGCCAGGTTCCTGCCGTCGATGAGATCAATGATCTGCCGTTGAAGACCGTCGGCAATGGATCTGTCATGGTGGCAGATATTGGTCAAGCTAAAGATGCCGGACAACTGCAGACCAATATCGTTCGCGTGGATGGGCAACGTTCCGTCTATATTCCCGTACTCAAGCAAGGCGGTAACTCGAATACCATCACAATTGTAGATGGTGTAAAAGATGCAGTGGCTCACCTCCTAGATATTCCAAAGGTACTAAAGACTGATGTGGTTTTTGACCAGTCTACCTTTGTAAAGATCGCAGTTAAGAATGTGATCAATGAAGGTACGATTGGTCTTGTTCTCACGGCGCTGATGATCCTGTTGTTTCTGGGCAATGTTCGCGCGACTATTGCGGTGTTGCTATCCATCCCTATCTCCTGCCTGGCAACCTTTCTTGCATTGAGCATTGGTGGAAGTTCGATCAACACCATGGTGTTGGGCGGGCTCGCGCTGGCACTCTCCCGCTTGATTGACAACTCCGTTGTCGTGCTGGAAAACATCTTTCGTCACATGGAGATGGGAGAGGAGGCTTCCATTGCCGCAGAGCTAGGAGGGAAAGAAGTGCAGCTTGCAGTTCTGGCCGGAACAATCTGCACCTGTATCGTATTTTTCCCTGTGGTGCTGCTATATGGAGTAAGTAAGTACCTTTTCACCGCTCTTGCATTGGCCGTAGTGATTGCTCTCTTTGCGTCCTACGCAGTTGCGATGACGGTAGTTCCGGTATTCTGTGCGCTCTTCGTCCGTTTGGCTCCTGGGCATGAACACCATAACGCGGCTGAAGCCGAAGAAGACCTGGCTGAGTGCATCGACTCCTCAAAAAAACATCATCTCTTCGGAGTTGTTGTCAGCCGATTCAATGCGGCTTTCCGTGTGCTGCAAGATCATTATGAGCGCACGATCACTCGACTACTCGAAACCCCTGCAAAGGTTGTCGGTATCTGTGCCGCGGTGTTTCTTCTTAGCCTGATCATTTATCCATTTATGGGGAAGGCGTTCTTTCCGCGCACAGATCCTGGACAATTCGTTGTGAACGTAAAAGTTCCAGCAGGAACTCGCATTGCATTGACGAACGAATATGTTGCCAGGATGGAGCAGGATATTCGCAGCGTAGTTGCCGCGAGGGATCTGAACATCATCGTCTCAAATATCGGAATCACGCCAGATCTTTCAGCCATCTACACCTCGAACTCCGGAATGCATACTGCCTTTATTCAAGTCAGTCTTAAAGAGGATCACAAGACTGGCAGCTATGCTTACATGGAGCGTGTACGAAGGAAGCTGACAGATGACTTCCCCGATGTACAAACCTATTTCCAGGCAGGGGGACTGGTTGACTCTGTCGTGAACCAGGGTAAGCCTGCACCTATTGATATTCAAATTGGTGGAAATCATCTGCAGCAGTCCTACCAGCTAGCCGAAGTCGTCGCTCAAAAACTGCGCGGACTGCCTTCAGTTAGCGATGTGCTTATTCCGCAGGATGTGAATTACCCCGGTCTGGAACTGAAGATCAATCGTGAGCATGCCGCATTGCTTGGCATTTCACCCAAGGACATAGTGGATAACGTGATTACTGCACTGACCTCGGACGGCATGATAGCTCCGAGTTTCTGGGTTGATCCGAAGAGTGGCAACAGCTATATGCTTACGGTTCAGTATCCAGAAACGCAGATCCAGACGCTCACAGATTTCAAGCAGATTCCGCTGCGTGCTCCGGGCGGCGCAAATACAACACCACTTGAATCGGTCGCCGACATCCGTCAGATGAATACTCCGACTGAAGTGGATCACTATCAACTGCGTCGAACATTTGATGTCTACGTTATGCCGAAGAAGGAAGATCTGAGTCGCGCCGGTGCAGATGTCAACAGGGTATTGAGAGATACGGAGATGCCAGAGGGAGTTACCGTGAAGGTGAGGGGTGCGGTTCGCGATATGCAAGCATCTTTTTCAAGCTTCGCCATCGGCCTAATTCTTGCGGTCGTTCTCGTCTACCTGGTTCTCATGGCTCAGTTCGCCTCATTCTCAGATCCATTTGTGATTCTTCTGGCTGTACCACCCGGACTTTCAGGCGTTCTGGTTTTCCTGATGCTTACCGGCACAACGATGAACGTAATGTCTCTGATGGGTTGCGTCATGATGACTGGCATCGCGGTTTCCAACAGCATCCTGATCGTCGAATTTACAGGGACACTTCGAAAGGGAGGAATGGCGCTCAAAGAAGCGCTGGTTGAGTCTTGCAAGGTCCGCTTGCGGCCTATCTTGATGACCAGCCTGGCAACGATTCTGGGAATGATTCCAATGGCGCTCGCACTAGAGCCTGGCAGCGAACAATACGCTCCGCTGGCACGCGCGATTCTAGGGGGGCTGACAGCATCGGTTGCGGTTACCGTGTTTTTGGTGCCGGCTGCTTACCTGCTCATTCACCGCAACGAGGAAAACAATGTCGCCGCGGCGGAGGAGGCCTGA